A window of Brevibacterium ihuae contains these coding sequences:
- a CDS encoding molybdopterin molybdotransferase MoeA, which produces MSAAPRWEEAVCLAAGIAPLMSAVDRPLADCAGAVLARDVHAPMPIPHFDSSAMDGFAVAGPPPWELEEPSSPAGSTGAALLPGRARRVLTGSPVPAGASGIIRREYAQVNGDDAAATGPGRARLDLAAGVPVSELEPGRHIRRAGRESAAGEVLVPGGTVLSPAHLAYAAVAGLDVLPVRRRPRVALIQTGDEVRTAGRPDVGEVRDAFGPQLPAYLHLLGAELVSQVRIGDDAVETRRALEAVLVGRVAGSGDGIDDDAAEGGETAPGVDLVLTTAGTGHSAADHVRREVEAMATGVVFGELDMRPGHPTMCTRLPGAATWHVGLPGNPLAAMVAMRVVVEPFLRAALGLPPAPVTRVRLAAGAPAAKVERLTPARRVTDGTGSGNAHAGGEEWELCDRTGSNMLRGLSQADGLVILPTREVAPGEEVDCLTLPWTAHG; this is translated from the coding sequence ATGAGCGCCGCTCCGCGCTGGGAAGAGGCGGTGTGCCTCGCCGCCGGGATCGCTCCCCTCATGTCCGCCGTCGACCGGCCGCTCGCCGACTGCGCAGGCGCCGTGCTCGCCCGCGACGTCCACGCCCCGATGCCGATCCCGCACTTCGACTCCTCGGCGATGGACGGCTTCGCCGTCGCGGGCCCTCCCCCGTGGGAGCTCGAGGAACCGTCCTCACCCGCTGGGTCGACCGGTGCGGCGCTGCTGCCGGGCCGGGCACGGCGCGTGCTCACCGGGTCGCCGGTGCCGGCGGGCGCCTCGGGCATAATCCGCCGAGAGTACGCCCAGGTGAACGGCGACGACGCGGCGGCGACCGGGCCGGGACGTGCGCGCCTCGACCTCGCGGCCGGCGTCCCGGTCTCCGAGCTCGAGCCCGGCCGGCACATCCGCCGGGCGGGCCGGGAATCCGCGGCCGGGGAGGTGCTCGTGCCCGGCGGCACCGTGCTCTCGCCGGCCCACCTCGCCTATGCGGCGGTCGCCGGCCTCGATGTCCTGCCGGTGCGCCGCAGGCCTCGGGTCGCGCTCATCCAGACCGGGGACGAGGTGCGCACCGCCGGGCGGCCGGACGTCGGCGAGGTGCGCGATGCCTTCGGACCCCAGCTGCCCGCCTACCTCCACCTGCTCGGCGCGGAGCTCGTGTCCCAGGTGCGGATCGGCGACGACGCGGTGGAGACGCGGCGCGCCCTCGAGGCGGTGCTGGTCGGGCGCGTCGCGGGATCCGGCGACGGCATTGATGATGACGCCGCCGAAGGCGGGGAGACCGCGCCGGGCGTCGACCTCGTGCTCACCACTGCCGGGACCGGTCACTCCGCGGCGGATCATGTGCGGCGCGAGGTCGAGGCGATGGCGACTGGGGTGGTGTTCGGGGAGCTCGACATGCGTCCGGGCCACCCGACGATGTGCACCCGGCTGCCCGGCGCGGCGACCTGGCACGTCGGACTGCCGGGCAATCCGCTCGCCGCGATGGTCGCGATGCGCGTCGTCGTCGAGCCGTTCCTCCGCGCTGCGCTCGGCCTGCCGCCGGCCCCCGTGACCCGGGTGCGCCTGGCCGCAGGCGCACCCGCGGCGAAGGTCGAACGGCTCACCCCCGCCCGCCGGGTCACCGACGGGACGGGCAGCGGCAACGCGCACGCTGGGGGTGAGGAGTGGGAGCTGTGCGACCGGACGGGGTCGAACATGCTCCGCGGGCTGTCGCAGGCCGACGGCCTCGTCATCCTGCCCACCCGGGAGGTGGCCCCCGGTGAGGAGGTCGACTGCCTCACCCTGCCGTGGACGGCGCACGGCTGA